The following nucleotide sequence is from Solanum dulcamara chromosome 7, daSolDulc1.2, whole genome shotgun sequence.
taacaaaattgagtaatctGTTCCCCACACCGATAAGCCGTTAattgtaaaatttaaattcattccCCACCCGCTAATCCGATAAtccaataccaataagccaataagccaattttgcggTTGGATTATCGGTAACGGCCGGTTTTGAACAGCCCTAGTGCTGCCCAAGGTGACTAGATGTCCCCTACTAAAGAATGGGCCAATTAGAattggccatgtggcagtggggaccACTGTTCATCCCactatttaatttaattcatcTCAATTAATCTCAAATTCTCACTTAATAATTCAACCatgtttaattaatttctaatcTCGATTAATATTTCTATATCAGTAGAAAATTGAAAACCGGTCAAGCCATTTTTAAAATTCGGAATTAAAATTCACAGTCAGCACCTTTGTTCAGTAAAACAGTCATATCTCTTGATACCGATATCGAATAAATTACcacaacctatggttggaaatataatccaattatctacaacttttattttataaggtttCCCAAATTTCTGAGCCATGATGGCGTTATGGTCTTCCCAAGTCAGATTGCccaaaaacataacttaaaaacatctttttggagggctcacacttggatttggctcaagggtcctccttgagttgtgtttaacttcatatacattatccatataaattatcatatgtcctttttataaaaatccatTAAGTGGGCTCCACCTAAGCTCACGATTAAGCCATCTATAGCCATAgtaagacaaaaaaaattctagGGTGGAACATACGCGCtacactctttttttcttaatcaaaGTTTTGTCCCATTGAGTTTTCCtgataagatttttaatgaggcagcattcaaggcgtattaccaaatatgtatattatttcttatagAGTTTTTATGGAGGCACATTATACATAGACATCCAAGGAGGAGTGTTGTGTAATTGAATGTTTTTTTCAAGTGGAACCCACTtaaaagtgggcaagttgcccacttggTTTACTTTTTTTCCATGTTTTCTGGTTTACTTTTTCTATAAAATGCCATCTTTGGCATTCAAAAGAGCACACGAAAATATAGAAGAAAGAATACATagcaattattttatttctttgctCAGTTTCTTCATTCTCTCTCCTTCTcattttgctaaatttagtttatttcataacaaGTAGGTTATTTTTTGcgtaaataatttttcttaatgAATATTTTGCATAATTTTCCCTTTATTAAATCCAGCTGAAGTGCCAACAGGCCGTGAGTTTACATGGGAAGAGTACTCTAACAAGTATGTAGGATGAACTATAGAATTGGGCCTGTTATCTGGATCCTTTTGGGCTTGGGGTAAGTTAATTGGGCTTAGGGATATACGGTGCAGAAATCAATACGGGCCCGTACAGTGAATAAATTGGAGCCGTTTCTATTAAATTGAACCGACAATGATTAAATAGGAACCGTTTCAAAAACGCCATTATTCTTCATGTAATTGTGATTAGAGAGTAAATTTTCACTTTTCTGACGGAAGTATCCATAGATTTCGAaaaattgatgttttcttaaatATGAGGGTTTAGACCAACTGTGGAGTTTTGAATTTCTCTTTGAAACAATTGTATATTGAAATAGTTGCTGATGTTGGGAGATGAAACATGGACTGTAGCGACGAATCTTTGAGGGTTGATATGGgggtggtagtagtagtaggtGCTGGAGATACTACAAATAGTGTGAGTGATTTGAAAAGAGAATCGAGTTATTGCAATCAGTGTTTAAATCTGGAAGAAAAGATCGAATGTACTAGTTCCGGTTTGCGGAAGGGGATTGAACAGGAGAGAAATGAGTTTAAAGGTCAGTTTGAGGTGTTGAAGAGAAGGAATCAAGAGCTGGAAGAGCAGATTCACCGAATAGAGAATAAAGGCAGTACTGAGGAAAAAGATGAAGACAAGGTTTTGCAATTGATGATCGAGAATAGTGTCTTGGAATGCGAGAAAAAGAAGGCTGAAAGTGATGTTGAGTATTGGAAATCCAAGTGCAATGAACTACAGTTGACAGTGGCGAAATTGGAGAAAAAATTGGTTTCAAAATCCGGAGATAGAATTTCAACTAAAGCACTACGTGGATTGCAAGATGAATGCAATAATTTAGCCCAGAAAATGGATTTGCAAGAAGTTGATGAAATGCAAAACAAGGATGGTTTAGATGCAAATCCTTTTTTCTCTCATGGAGAAATTGGATCTCTACAATCTCAAGATTCAGGTACTATCATTTTGTCTAAAGAATTTGTTGAGAAGTGGTAAAAATCATGTTACGAGTTCCAAGTTTTAAGTATATTAGTTTAGTGCAGGTGTTTTGCATATGTATCATTgttaatcaataaaattatatatatgagaagaaaaaaatcatttaaaaatatatttatagagATGTCAACCTCcttctttaatatttttattcttttatttatttatttattttgtttatcataatttaaataagcCTTAATTGTTAGGACTTTTAATATAGTTCAAATAAAGAAAGATTTAAGAAACAAAATTCGAGTCAATTAAGATTTAAGAAACAAAATTCGAGTCAATTTTAAAGTACTAACTATTAGGAGTTCTTACCTATTACAAATAAGCAAGAGTTATAACTTTAATAAATTTCAAGGTActaaatattagaataataattaaatgacaattatttgagaaatttacataaatctcatagtgttaaagaggtaattacattatttttctacttttaCAAAAAAtccttaaaatttatgaatttcgtATACATCACTGCACTTCTAGATATATCACTAGACTTTCAAATACATCAGCATACGTTCAGAAACATAGGAGAAGGATGTATTCGAAAAGGGAGAGATGTATCATAGAGGGGATAGGACATCCGGATACATAGGAGGATGTATCCGATAGGGGATGATATATCCGAGAGGggagttttgaaaaaaaaattaaatggtaGGGAATTTTAGAGATTATCGTAAAATAATatgtgtatttaggtaattttttcaaatcatTTTATGGAAGTAAAGGATCCATAAACCAAAAAGGCCACTAATTAAGGAGGACATTAGAAAACCTTCATTTTAATTCCCATATACTTGGGAGTCTTCCCAGGTACCCAAGCAAAATTTCATgcttaaaatatgattttgtgGGACAAAAAGTCCATTCAACATTTCTATGGACGTTCATacttttaaaatagtaaaatcttTCTAAGGATTTTCATGCTTTtaaggttatatatatatatatatatatatatatatatatatatatatatatatatatattgctttAGAAGATTGGGATGCATAATATAGAACATTTTTACTTATTCCATTGCTTATCGCTTTTGATGGACAGGGAAATCTTTAGCAAAAACTCCAAGCGTGCAAGCCAAGTTTATGGGAGGAAACAAAGCTTTACTATCTGAAAGTGGCAATAACCGTGTTAACCAAGTGAGGAAGCGATTGACATTTGAAGAACAAAGGGGGTCTAACAAGAGGATGGCTCCTTCTACACCAGCTGGTTTAAGACCTGCAAAAGAAGTTGTTATTGACATAACTGAAAGTGATGATGAGAGAACTACTGGTCCTCCTTATACATCAACAATTGGAAGTGATTATGAAAGTTCTGTCCCCCTTGGTACACCTCCCATACCAGGAATTGCTCGTAGTGTACCTTTCTGTGGATCAGGGAGCACCTTGTCCGATATTGAATTGCCTTCAGAGAACAATTTAAAGATGACTGACTTTGAGCAAGGTGAAGACAGTGACATTGTTTACCATAATGAAGAGGTTTTATATGTTCCAActccaaaaagaagaagagctTCGAACATAATTGCTAGTGATAGTGACACCGACAATGATGATAAAGTTCCAATCTCCATGCTCAAAACTAGGCATTTTCGTGAAAAAAGCTCCGATGATCATCCCAGAGGCCACACAACTCAAACCGGTGATTCTGAGGATGAAGTCAGGAAATTGTCTAGTAGGCGGCGCCTGGTGAAGCTAAGTCAATGCGAAGGGAAAGGTGGTGGTGGAAATGTCATAGAAGTGTCAGACAGTGAAGGAGAAAGCTTAGGTGGATTTATTGTTAGCAGCTCTGACGTCTCAGATGATGATGACATCTCTAATTCTGACAGTGCATTGCAAAGTAATTCTTCTGTAGCTGAAGATTCAATAACTGGTTCAGAGTATATATCAGAGAGTGATTCAGATTATGGTGAGATAATATCGAGAATTCAACGGCACAAAAGTGATAAATTAGAGTGGGAGTTTGAGGGGGACATGCTTTCTGCCTTTGGTAAGGATCCTGAATTATGTATGAAGGCCGTTTGTGTTTTGTATAGGCAGCAAACATCTGAGGAGCAATGTTGTAAAGGAACAATAATTCACAATCAAAGAGGTTTTAGCCAGTGTGATGCCTTCAGGTATGTGCCTGAATGAGATGGGAATACTAaatctatatatattatgttgaAATGCGCGAAAAAATGCAAAAACATGCACATTATAGTCCTTAAGTGGTGCTGGTTTGGATGAACCAGAACACTTATTTTCGCTCTACATGGCTAGTTCTAGAATCTCCACTAAGGTGCCAATTCTTTGTTTGTTGTAACTTCTCCAAGCTCATAGCCTACATAAGATAAAAACACATGGTTAAAAATGTGTTGGCATAAACTTTTTTGTCAATGTTATTTGTTAGTAATTCTCCATCTCTTACAATATTTTTGATAACCATGATGTTTGGACCAACTTGcgcgcacctcgactaattccacgatGTATATGTTACCTCCTACCATCTACCATCACAGGTACCGGGAACAATTTGAATGTCTTATATGTCTGGGATACTTTAGTTAAAAAAGAACATTGACTTATTATCAATTGAAGGTTTAATAATCTCCTCTCGTAAATTGAGTTGTTAAGCATGATACATTTTGGTCATAGTTCCTTGATACCTTAGGTGCTGGACTGTGTTTTGGATGACCTATGTATCTATGATATGGACACCTCATTGTTATGACAGAAGGCTTCGTCAGTCGAACTCAGAGGAGAACTCGATTTTGAAACTCGGGGAAAGAGTGATAGAGCGTGGACTTAAGAATAAGACGAGTGACATAGAACCAATTTGGATTTATTCCCAGTAGATCTACAACGAAGCAAAGGCTATATTCTTGATCAGGAGATTGATGGAAGTTACCGGAAGGAAGAAAAATCCACACATGATGTAATACCTAGAAAAATCATATGATAGAGTACCACGAAAGGTCCTTTGGTTGGTGATGAAGAAAAATTGAATTGATATTAAATATAGAAATGTCATAAAGGAAATGAATGAAGGAGATGTCTCTACTAAGAACAATAATAGGAGATAGAAGGGATTTCCCATAACAGTGGGTCTATACCAGGTAGTGGCATTAAGTCTCTTCTTGTTGACCCAAGTTATGGATGAGCTAACAAACAAGCTTCAAGATTAGGTCCCATGGTGTAAGCTATTTGTTGATGATTTGTGTTGATTGACAAAACCTACGAGGATGTCAACCAAAAGCTTGAACTATGGTTAAACACTTTGGAGAGTAAGGGTTTTAGGATAAGTAGAAGTAAGATTAAATACATGCACTGCAAGTTTTGTCGACATGAGAAGAGTGAAGTTGATTAAGACTAGATGGGATCACTATCCCAAAATGTAAGCTATTTTGATATTTAGGCGTGTTGTTTCAAGAGAATGGAATGATAGATGAAAATGTTAGCGATAGAATTGAAATCGGATGGTTCAAAAGGATAAGTGTTATTGGGGTGTTATTTGATAGAAGGATGCATATCGTCAAAGGAAGTTCTACTCAACAATTATAAAATCAATTATCTTGTGTGGTAGTGAATATTGGGCCGCTAAAGTCCTTTATATCTACAAAATGAGTGTTGCAGAGATATGGAGGTATGGATGTGCGGTCATGTAAAGattacataaaatttaaaatgaccaCATTCTCCAGAAGGTGCAAGTAGCACACATTGAGGATAAAGTAAGATAAGGTCATTTGAGATGGTTCACAGTTATGTCTTGCGCCAATCTATAGATGCACCTGTTCGTAGGTGTGAACCTACTGTGACTAAATGTGTTAAAGGGGGATTGGGGGTAGACATAAAATTTGATGGAAGTTGTCTTGAAAGACCTACAATTTCTTGGTATCAATACAAACTTGGCTAAAGATATTGGACAGTGGAGGAAAAAGATCCATACTAGTGAGATCTACTTGTTGGGATTAGGTTTTAGTCTTGTTAGAGGACCTCcaatatcatcattattattaaatttaccCTCCCtggaccccacttgtggaattacactaggtatgttgttgttgttgttgttattgcaaATAACCAGCAGCCTGTAACTTAGGTATAAGGTAGGCTTGTGAAGTCAATTTGCAGATAAATTTGAGTACTCAAGGACCACCTATGACCTTGAAGTACTCCAGTGTGTCTCACATATGATCAAAACAATCTATCACCTATGATTGGGATTGCAAGACTGATACAGCCTTGTCTAAGATGGCATGGTTATTTCTGATGAATTGAATAAAATGTCAATTCTTTAATGATTAATGTTTCATTATGATGCATTTACCTCTTGGTTTGACATTTCTGATAAGAGGGAGAAAAGAAACATGTAATTTCAAAAGGTTTGCTCGACTTCTTCTAAAAGAGGTCAAAGTGGATAAGAGCAGGAAATTATTGCTGGGACAAATTGTGGCCAGGAAAAAAATGCAATTGATCTGTAAATATGGAACTCCTTAATATTTAAGCATTCAGGTAAAACATCTAAAAGTTAATTCTTTTAACCAGAAAGGCATTTGCGCGTTTATCCGATTTTATGTTTCTTTCAATTGCATTGAAACAATACTGAATCTGAAATTTGCTTTGTATGTTTGGGTGCTGATTTCATTAATTTTGCTTCCACATTACAGGGGAAGCACCTTGGCTGAATTTCTTACTGATGGAAATCGGCAAGGTGATCTGATGAAATCCATGAAGGAATTGCAAGCTTATGATCCCAGTGGTATTGAACTGTGCATAACTTTGGCGACAAGGTACTCTAAGCAGCTGTTTTCTATTTACAAAAACAAAGAGGACCCTTTTTTCTCAGCTCCTTGACATAGTTATGGTTTGTTTCCTTTACCCGAAATATGGTCCAAGATCACTCTTTCTAACCTTTATGTAGATACGACATCTTATTGTATATAGTCAGTCTCTCTGTATATACAACTTAAATTTTAGGTGTTTTTGCTATCAAGAGTTTTTGAGCCTCAATCCCGTGAAAGTTGGGTCTGTTACCTGGATCCTCACTGACCATATGTCACCGATTTAAGCTCGCCTCGACCAATGAAAGATGTGCTGAAGTATGGCTGCTAGCAGAACCATTTGCATCTTATTAGATCATGAAGATATATATCTTGGAAGATAGAGATATGTGGTTCTTGATGGTTGAAATTCTGATTAGAATGTTTTTGTCTTGTAATGTTTGGCCTACAttacaagaaataattaaataataatttacttTTGGATAAATAAAAAGGGAGTATGTACATTAGTGGAGAAAGCAATCTCCAAAATAAGATGGAGATTGCTTCTACAGTCGCGGAGGCACGTACCCTACGTAGAACTCTGTGGTCTCTTCATGCATATTATTTATCTCACAAAATCCCTTCGAACAtaatattaccaacaacaaaaaaagaagagaaaacgaAAAAGTTTGTTTTAATTTGTTCTCTCTCTGCTTCAACTCTGTCACGATTCCTCTCTTCGAGGCAACGAAGAGAGAATGGAGGTGATCATAAGAGCTTCAATCAAAATGGTGGCCatcatctctttccttttgtATTTGGTTGGaaaaaaacaatatattttCGACCATTTCTTGAATCACAACAATAAAAAAGATTGAAATAAAAGAAACTCATATAAAGTTTGGGTTTCATTTATGGCTGCAGGGACAAAAATAGACCAAGGGTGTAGGATAGGGACAAGAAGTATGTCCAACACCTACGAGAGGATGCCAGAGCATCCTGCACATTTAAGtacgaaaaaaatatatttgtccAGCAAATTTATTCCAGAATTGTCAAGAATTACTAttcatttcttttatattctttattctttttactatctcatttattttactttaaatcatatctcatttatTTTGCACAGTCATTAAATCATGCATAGCCAATATCACATTTTGTAGCTTGTTAAACAATAAGttattcatatataaaattaatacggTATTTAATTtatgcataactaatacatgtactATGTATATTAGCCTCCAATGAACAATGTTGAGGATTATCCTTTGCAAACTCTAGTAATAGGGATAATATTACTATATTACCTAATaccttttaaatatattatatttaatgccttcaaaaatgaattagatATTAAATAATATCTAATAGTAAGGGTAGAATGAACACAAATGGATAAatgatttattaatttttgatatattattgaacatctatttttaatataatgaacaagaaaaaaaatgatctaaGGAGTATGTAAATGTCATACTAATAAAGTTGTACAATTTGAACCACTATAATAAGTGTGTTAAGTGGAATTTTC
It contains:
- the LOC129896929 gene encoding uncharacterized protein LOC129896929, with translation MDCSDESLRVDMGVVVVVGAGDTTNSVSDLKRESSYCNQCLNLEEKIECTSSGLRKGIEQERNEFKGQFEVLKRRNQELEEQIHRIENKGSTEEKDEDKVLQLMIENSVLECEKKKAESDVEYWKSKCNELQLTVAKLEKKLVSKSGDRISTKALRGLQDECNNLAQKMDLQEVDEMQNKDGLDANPFFSHGEIGSLQSQDSGKSLAKTPSVQAKFMGGNKALLSESGNNRVNQVRKRLTFEEQRGSNKRMAPSTPAGLRPAKEVVIDITESDDERTTGPPYTSTIGSDYESSVPLGTPPIPGIARSVPFCGSGSTLSDIELPSENNLKMTDFEQGEDSDIVYHNEEVLYVPTPKRRRASNIIASDSDTDNDDKVPISMLKTRHFREKSSDDHPRGHTTQTGDSEDEVRKLSSRRRLVKLSQCEGKGGGGNVIEVSDSEGESLGGFIVSSSDVSDDDDISNSDSALQSNSSVAEDSITGSEYISESDSDYGEIISRIQRHKSDKLEWEFEGDMLSAFGKDPELCMKAVCVLYRQQTSEEQCCKGTIIHNQRGFSQCDAFRGSTLAEFLTDGNRQGDLMKSMKELQAYDPSGIELCITLATRYSKQLFSIYKNKEDPFFSAP